In Fusobacterium hwasookii, a single window of DNA contains:
- the rplJ gene encoding 50S ribosomal protein L10 has translation MATQVKKELVAELVEKIKKAQSVVFVDYQGIKVNEETSLRKQMRENGAEYLVAKNRLFKIALKESGVEDNFDEILEGTTAFAFGYNDPVAPAKAVFDLSKAKAKAKQDVFKIKGGYLTGKKVSVKEVEELAKLPSREQLLSMLLNSMLGPIRKLGYATVAIADKKEGSAE, from the coding sequence ATGGCAACTCAAGTTAAAAAAGAACTTGTAGCAGAATTAGTTGAAAAAATTAAAAAAGCTCAATCAGTTGTTTTTGTTGATTATCAAGGTATTAAAGTTAATGAAGAAACTTCATTAAGAAAACAAATGAGAGAAAATGGAGCAGAATATTTAGTAGCTAAAAATAGATTATTTAAAATAGCTCTTAAAGAATCTGGTGTTGAAGACAACTTTGATGAAATATTAGAGGGAACAACAGCATTCGCTTTTGGATACAATGATCCAGTAGCACCTGCAAAAGCAGTATTTGATTTGTCTAAAGCAAAAGCTAAGGCAAAACAAGATGTATTTAAAATTAAAGGTGGTTACTTAACAGGAAAGAAAGTAAGTGTAAAAGAAGTTGAAGAATTAGCTAAATTACCTTCAAGAGAACAATTACTATCTATGTTACTAAACTCTATGTTAGGACCAATCAGAAAACTTGGTTATGCAACTGTAGCAATAGCAGACAAAAAAGAAGGATCTGCTGAATAA
- a CDS encoding Fur family transcriptional regulator, producing MELQLHTGDIGNYLKKHDIKPSYQRMKIFQYLLDNHNHPTVDTIYKALCTEIPTLSKTTVYNTLNLFIEKKLVYVIVIEENETRYDLLTHTHGHFKCTCCGALFDVELNIDYSKSQELLGCDIEEKHIYFKGICRNCKDRSN from the coding sequence ATGGAATTACAATTACATACAGGTGATATAGGAAATTACCTAAAAAAACATGACATAAAACCTTCCTATCAAAGAATGAAAATATTTCAATACCTGTTAGATAATCATAATCATCCAACAGTAGATACAATATATAAGGCACTTTGTACAGAAATACCTACTTTATCTAAGACAACAGTGTATAATACTTTAAATTTATTTATAGAGAAGAAATTAGTTTATGTTATAGTTATCGAAGAAAATGAAACAAGATATGATTTATTGACTCACACACATGGACACTTTAAATGTACTTGCTGTGGAGCTTTATTTGATGTTGAGTTAAATATTGATTATAGTAAAAGCCAAGAATTACTAGGTTGTGATATTGAAGAAAAACATATTTATTTTAAAGGTATATGCAGAAATTGTAAAGATAGAAGTAATTAA
- the secE gene encoding preprotein translocase subunit SecE: MNLFQKVKMEYSKVEWPSRTEVIHSTIWVVTMTVIISIYLGVFDILAVRALNFLEALI, from the coding sequence ATGAATTTATTTCAAAAGGTTAAAATGGAATACTCAAAAGTTGAATGGCCTTCAAGAACAGAAGTTATTCATTCTACTATATGGGTTGTAACTATGACTGTTATAATATCTATCTATCTTGGTGTCTTTGATATTCTTGCAGTAAGAGCCTTAAACTTTTTGGAGGCATTAATATGA
- the rplK gene encoding 50S ribosomal protein L11 produces MAKEVIQIIKLQLPAGKANPAPPVGPALGQHGVNIMEFCKAFNAKTQDKAGWIIPVEISVYSDRSFTFILKTPPASDLLKKAAGITSGAKNSKKEVAGKITTAKLKELAETKMPDLNASSVETAMKIIAGSARSMAIKIED; encoded by the coding sequence ATGGCAAAAGAAGTAATTCAAATAATAAAACTACAATTACCAGCAGGTAAAGCAAACCCTGCTCCACCAGTTGGACCAGCACTAGGACAACATGGTGTAAATATAATGGAATTTTGTAAGGCATTTAATGCTAAAACTCAAGATAAGGCTGGATGGATAATTCCTGTTGAAATTTCTGTTTATAGTGACAGATCTTTCACATTTATATTAAAAACTCCACCTGCATCAGACTTATTAAAGAAAGCTGCTGGAATAACATCTGGAGCTAAAAACTCTAAAAAAGAAGTTGCAGGAAAAATTACTACTGCAAAGTTAAAAGAACTAGCTGAAACTAAAATGCCTGACTTAAATGCTTCATCTGTAGAAACAGCTATGAAGATAATTGCAGGATCAGCAAGATCTATGGCAATAAAAATAGAAGACTAA
- the rplA gene encoding 50S ribosomal protein L1, whose amino-acid sequence MAKHRGKKYLEVAKLVETGKLYDIREALELVQKTKTAKFVETVEVALRLGVDPRHADQQIRGTVVLPHGTGKTVKILAITSGENIEKALAAGADYAGAEEYINQIQQGWLDFDLVIATPDMMPKIGRLGKILGTKGLMPNPKSGTVTPDIAAAVSEFKKGKLAFRVDKLGSIHAPIGKVDFDLDKIEENFKAFMDQIIRLKPASSKGQYLRTIAVSLTMGPGVKMDPAIVAKIVG is encoded by the coding sequence ATGGCAAAACATAGAGGAAAGAAATATTTAGAAGTAGCTAAATTAGTTGAAACAGGAAAACTTTATGATATAAGAGAAGCACTAGAATTAGTTCAAAAGACTAAAACTGCAAAATTTGTTGAAACTGTTGAAGTAGCATTAAGACTTGGAGTAGACCCAAGACATGCTGATCAACAAATCAGAGGAACAGTTGTGTTACCTCATGGAACAGGTAAAACTGTAAAAATATTAGCAATCACTTCTGGTGAAAATATAGAAAAAGCATTAGCTGCAGGAGCAGATTATGCTGGAGCAGAAGAATACATCAACCAAATTCAACAAGGTTGGTTAGACTTTGATTTAGTAATTGCTACACCTGATATGATGCCTAAAATCGGAAGATTAGGGAAAATATTAGGAACTAAAGGTTTAATGCCTAACCCTAAATCAGGAACTGTAACACCTGATATAGCAGCAGCGGTATCTGAATTTAAAAAAGGTAAATTAGCATTCAGAGTAGATAAATTAGGATCTATTCATGCACCAATTGGAAAAGTTGATTTTGATTTAGATAAAATTGAAGAAAACTTCAAAGCATTTATGGATCAAATCATCAGATTAAAACCAGCTTCATCTAAGGGACAATACCTAAGAACAATAGCTGTATCATTAACTATGGGACCAGGAGTAAAAATGGATCCTGCCATAGTTGCTAAAATTGTTGGATAA
- the rplL gene encoding 50S ribosomal protein L7/L12: MAFNKEQFIADLEAMTVLELKELVSALEEHFGVTAAAPVAVAAAGPVEAAEEKTEFDVVLKNAGANKIAVIKEVRAITGLGLKEAKDLVDNGGVIKEAAPKDEANAIKEKLVAAGAEVEVK, translated from the coding sequence ATGGCATTTAATAAAGAACAATTTATAGCTGATTTAGAAGCTATGACAGTATTAGAATTAAAAGAATTAGTATCTGCTTTAGAAGAACACTTTGGAGTAACTGCTGCTGCACCAGTAGCTGTAGCTGCTGCTGGACCAGTAGAAGCTGCTGAAGAAAAAACTGAATTTGATGTAGTATTAAAGAATGCAGGAGCTAACAAAATAGCTGTAATTAAAGAAGTTAGAGCTATCACTGGATTAGGATTAAAAGAAGCTAAAGACTTAGTTGACAATGGTGGGGTAATTAAAGAAGCTGCACCAAAAGATGAAGCTAATGCAATAAAAGAAAAATTAGTTGCTGCTGGAGCAGAAGTAGAAGTAAAATAG
- the rpmG gene encoding 50S ribosomal protein L33, with product MRVQVILECTETKLRHYTTTKNKKTHPERLEMMKYNPVLKKHTLYKETKK from the coding sequence ATGAGAGTACAAGTAATATTAGAATGTACAGAAACAAAGTTAAGACACTATACTACAACAAAAAACAAAAAGACTCATCCAGAAAGATTAGAAATGATGAAGTATAATCCAGTACTAAAGAAACATACTTTGTATAAAGAAACAAAGAAGTAG